The following coding sequences lie in one Sulfuricurvum sp. genomic window:
- a CDS encoding FMN-binding protein, which produces MIKIVLFLIALSTLSFAQVLGDPLVLTQRTFNAKSVDTQNIILTDAQMTQLSQASMQKIDTKLYRIYLAKNGEKTVGYGVLMNKKVRTKTAIALYLIDLGGKIKSIEIVAFNEPIEYLPSKTWLDVFDNKSSANTLKLNQDIPTTTGATLSARAITDGARIALELLEIVKP; this is translated from the coding sequence TTGATTAAAATCGTTCTTTTTCTAATCGCTCTTAGTACTCTTAGTTTCGCCCAGGTATTGGGCGATCCTCTTGTTCTCACACAACGGACCTTTAATGCCAAAAGTGTTGATACGCAAAACATCATTTTAACAGATGCACAGATGACACAGCTTTCACAGGCATCTATGCAAAAAATCGATACCAAACTCTATCGGATTTATCTCGCAAAAAACGGGGAAAAAACAGTTGGCTATGGTGTGCTGATGAATAAAAAAGTACGGACTAAAACGGCTATTGCCCTCTATCTTATCGATCTCGGCGGTAAAATAAAATCGATTGAGATCGTCGCTTTCAATGAACCTATTGAGTATCTTCCAAGCAAGACATGGTTAGACGTATTCGATAATAAAAGCAGTGCCAATACGCTCAAACTCAATCAGGACATTCCCACTACGACAGGGGCTACTTTGTCCGCCCGTGCCATTACCGATGGGGCACGGATCGCATTGGAACTATTGGAGATCGTGAAACCATGA
- a CDS encoding porin produces MKKLLLSSAAALVLANTLSADEISDLKVQLKALTERLESLEMNSKKQAEQTNALADEVINAQNATSFSTVDMTKTEAGLGAAASKVYYSKNPLSIGGYGEMYYSHQNHTGTDTSEVYRFVPYIGYKFSDNIILNSEIEFEHGGQEVSVEQLYLDFLIDPAFNVRLGHQVVPMGLINLNHEPVLFNTVARPDVEQYLIPSTWHETGLTVYGKTDTFNYAAGAIVALDMGLANHDGTPEADTFGKSWIRDARRGGNESNNETSNIGGVARLDYVGMNGLLIGTSLYAGKAGPSTNGQAEGIMTIADIHAQYQYEGFKIKGLYTQSHLSKADSYLGDHQGVIATVHPESARGGYVNMEYNILPYLTQASTRLPIFFQYENYNLATSLTDGTSFGNTESFTYGLNYFPHEQVVLKGEYKLRHNKNGIDTNENEGIYSFGLGFIF; encoded by the coding sequence ATGAAAAAACTCCTCTTGAGTTCTGCAGCTGCGTTGGTTCTAGCCAACACTCTGTCTGCGGATGAAATTTCTGATCTCAAAGTTCAGTTGAAAGCGCTTACGGAGCGACTAGAGTCTCTTGAAATGAATTCTAAAAAACAGGCGGAACAAACTAATGCCCTCGCTGATGAAGTAATCAATGCCCAAAACGCCACTTCATTCAGTACAGTGGACATGACAAAAACCGAAGCAGGGCTGGGTGCGGCGGCTTCCAAAGTTTATTATTCTAAGAATCCGCTCTCTATAGGCGGCTATGGCGAGATGTATTATTCGCATCAAAACCATACCGGTACGGATACATCCGAAGTGTATAGATTTGTCCCCTATATCGGGTATAAGTTCAGTGACAACATTATCTTGAATTCTGAAATCGAATTTGAACACGGTGGGCAAGAAGTTTCTGTAGAACAACTTTATCTTGATTTTTTAATCGATCCAGCCTTTAATGTTCGTTTAGGACATCAAGTCGTCCCTATGGGATTAATCAATCTGAATCATGAGCCGGTATTATTTAATACGGTTGCACGTCCTGATGTTGAACAATATCTTATCCCCTCAACGTGGCATGAAACGGGATTGACGGTATATGGAAAAACCGATACTTTTAATTATGCGGCAGGAGCCATTGTTGCACTCGATATGGGTCTTGCCAACCATGATGGAACACCGGAAGCCGATACTTTCGGAAAAAGCTGGATTCGTGATGCGCGACGCGGAGGAAATGAATCCAACAATGAAACATCCAATATCGGCGGAGTCGCACGGCTTGATTATGTCGGAATGAACGGATTGCTCATTGGAACAAGTCTATATGCGGGTAAAGCAGGGCCTTCTACCAATGGGCAAGCGGAAGGGATCATGACGATCGCCGACATACATGCTCAGTACCAATATGAAGGATTCAAAATAAAAGGGCTCTATACGCAATCGCATCTCAGTAAAGCCGATTCCTATCTCGGTGATCACCAAGGAGTCATTGCCACGGTACATCCGGAATCAGCGCGTGGCGGGTATGTCAATATGGAATATAATATCTTGCCGTACTTAACACAGGCAAGTACGCGGTTACCGATTTTCTTCCAGTATGAAAACTATAATCTTGCAACATCGCTTACGGATGGGACTTCATTTGGAAATACTGAGAGTTTTACGTACGGTTTAAATTACTTTCCTCATGAGCAAGTTGTCCTAAAAGGGGAATATAAATTACGGCATAATAAGAATGGTATTGATACCAATGAAAATGAAGGGATTTACTCCTTCGGATTAGGATTCATATTTTGA
- a CDS encoding FAD:protein FMN transferase yields the protein MKTLFVLLLSLSILYAAPRTQVHMGTLISIDVDDQNLSDTVFDLFTELDNRLSTYKNDSEISRLNREYKLNASNITRKILERSLEMNHISDGAFDITVGSLTHGAYRFGYDDEHLPSKELLQKSEKLVGSYRLRIEENDVKTLPGTIIDLGGIGKGYAVDLAIDELQKNDVSKAIVAASGDIGCLGDCKIEIQDPFHPNAHIATIRSTLPRFAVSTSGNYERYIKNKSNNHLLDPKTGQSEHSYASVTLIDSGDNTRIDALATAVSIMKEKKAIAMLQKLNIGYVLIHNNGTILKSAMPQGVSITFVTVTSTPDTAEINKNVL from the coding sequence ATGAAAACACTATTTGTACTCTTATTATCCCTTTCCATCCTCTACGCTGCACCTCGTACCCAAGTACATATGGGGACTCTCATCAGCATTGACGTAGACGATCAAAATCTCAGTGACACTGTTTTTGATTTGTTTACAGAGTTGGATAATCGCCTTTCGACGTATAAAAACGATTCAGAAATTTCACGTCTTAATCGTGAATATAAGTTAAACGCTTCCAACATAACACGGAAAATTTTGGAGCGATCCCTTGAAATGAATCATATCAGTGACGGTGCATTTGATATTACAGTCGGTTCATTAACGCATGGAGCCTATCGTTTTGGATACGATGACGAACATCTCCCTTCAAAAGAGCTTCTCCAAAAATCAGAAAAGCTTGTCGGATCCTACAGACTTAGGATTGAAGAGAATGATGTCAAAACCCTCCCCGGAACCATCATCGATTTAGGGGGAATCGGCAAAGGATACGCAGTCGATTTAGCGATAGATGAACTCCAAAAAAATGATGTTTCAAAAGCAATTGTAGCTGCATCAGGTGATATCGGCTGTTTAGGCGACTGTAAGATTGAGATTCAAGACCCTTTCCATCCAAATGCCCATATTGCGACCATCCGATCCACGTTGCCTCGATTTGCCGTGAGTACCAGCGGAAATTACGAGCGTTATATTAAAAACAAATCCAATAATCACCTACTCGACCCAAAAACTGGGCAATCGGAACACTCTTATGCATCGGTTACGTTGATTGACAGTGGAGACAATACGCGAATAGATGCCCTTGCGACTGCCGTGTCCATAATGAAAGAAAAGAAAGCCATCGCGATGTTACAAAAACTCAATATAGGCTATGTATTGATTCACAATAATGGCACGATACTCAAAAGTGCCATGCCGCAGGGTGTTTCTATCACTTTTGTTACTGTCACATCCACTCCGGATACGGCAGAAATCAATAAAAATGTTCTTTGA
- a CDS encoding manganese efflux pump MntP family protein has protein sequence MFMETLLLLAVALAMDSVAVSIAIGSKYKELLLSSALFVSGVFGFFQAAMPIAGYFIGISFAEYVQAFDHWIAFILLVGLGAKMLYEAYKNEFDEEVTDLSNKTLISLAVATSIDAMAIGVTFAFLQTDIFTAAGVIGLVTFILCVAAVYIGKKLGSLLESKAEMLGGLMLIGLGCKILLEHLGIL, from the coding sequence ATTTTTATGGAAACACTTCTTCTCCTCGCTGTTGCCTTGGCAATGGACTCCGTCGCTGTCTCGATTGCGATCGGTTCTAAATACAAAGAGCTGTTACTCTCCAGCGCCCTTTTTGTTTCCGGCGTTTTCGGATTTTTTCAGGCAGCCATGCCGATTGCTGGATATTTTATCGGAATCAGTTTTGCCGAGTACGTCCAGGCGTTCGATCATTGGATTGCCTTTATTCTCCTGGTAGGGCTTGGGGCTAAAATGCTCTATGAAGCGTATAAAAACGAGTTTGACGAGGAGGTAACCGATCTCTCGAATAAAACCCTTATTTCTCTGGCTGTTGCAACCAGCATCGATGCCATGGCGATCGGGGTAACGTTCGCATTTTTACAAACGGATATTTTTACGGCAGCGGGAGTCATCGGGCTTGTCACCTTTATCCTCTGTGTCGCGGCAGTTTATATCGGGAAAAAACTAGGTTCATTGTTAGAGAGTAAAGCGGAGATGCTGGGGGGACTGATGCTGATCGGATTGGGATGCAAAATCCTGCTGGAACATTTGGGGATACTTTAA
- a CDS encoding rhodanese-like domain-containing protein: protein MRILLIALMLFATTLMADYIRQPIDQKLIDSKIKIIDIRTPEEWKTTGLVKGSIPIMFFNEKGDYDINGFLAELNTKVKKNERFAVICNSGSRSKVLGTYLGNQLGYNVIDLAGGIQYAISKKLPLEPYKAAK, encoded by the coding sequence ATGCGTATTTTACTGATTGCCCTTATGCTGTTTGCCACCACGTTGATGGCCGATTACATTCGTCAACCGATCGATCAAAAACTAATCGACTCCAAAATCAAAATCATAGATATCCGTACACCTGAAGAATGGAAAACCACAGGCTTGGTCAAAGGATCAATCCCTATTATGTTTTTCAATGAAAAAGGGGATTACGATATCAACGGATTTTTAGCGGAACTGAATACAAAAGTCAAAAAAAATGAACGCTTTGCCGTTATCTGCAACAGCGGCAGCCGCAGCAAAGTGTTAGGGACGTATTTAGGAAACCAGTTAGGATACAACGTTATCGATTTGGCTGGAGGAATCCAATACGCTATCAGTAAAAAGCTCCCGCTTGAACCCTATAAAGCAGCGAAATAA
- a CDS encoding diguanylate cyclase, producing MESLKLKSKLLYLLLLVGFGLSVVGLIGYFNIKNIKRHMDTLYYGSLVPLSELASINDAYENDLTITVYRWNNHLISDDDAAQKISNGLEKIQQGWSNYLSYPKRPEEMPYVDYTESQMDLIGGYFTQIRSIMLDPKHSHPISLSTLNENLHSIHETIRQLITYENASARYEHLELMARYENALMQLILFLGVILVLVMGLAWKIFARIEWQQHQLISTTETLKHLNLKLEQASYTDSLTSLYNRRYFNVVYEREFKRALRASKPFVFMMLDIDFFKQYNDTYGHLQGDQALQAVAKTLKATFQRPGDYPFRLGGEEFGIILTDINCKNAHIMGERLRSNIEKLKIEHKGSKILPTLSVSIGGICIVPTALMGDDALIHAADTNLYAAKERGRNQVVFGNKL from the coding sequence GTGGAATCGCTCAAACTAAAATCCAAACTGCTTTACTTATTGTTACTGGTCGGATTTGGGCTGAGTGTTGTAGGATTGATCGGATATTTCAATATTAAAAATATCAAACGGCATATGGACACCCTCTATTACGGTTCCCTTGTCCCTTTAAGCGAACTCGCTTCTATCAATGATGCCTATGAAAACGATTTAACCATAACCGTCTATCGCTGGAACAATCATCTTATCAGCGACGATGACGCGGCACAAAAAATCTCCAACGGATTGGAAAAAATACAGCAGGGCTGGTCAAACTATCTCTCCTATCCCAAACGTCCCGAAGAGATGCCTTATGTCGATTACACCGAATCGCAGATGGACCTCATAGGAGGCTACTTTACCCAGATCCGTTCCATCATGCTTGATCCGAAACATTCACATCCGATTTCGTTAAGTACATTAAACGAAAATCTCCATTCCATCCACGAAACGATCCGCCAATTGATCACGTATGAAAATGCCTCTGCACGCTATGAACATTTGGAACTGATGGCACGATATGAAAATGCCCTGATGCAGTTAATTCTGTTTTTGGGAGTTATTTTAGTACTGGTGATGGGGTTGGCATGGAAAATTTTTGCCCGAATCGAATGGCAGCAGCACCAACTCATCTCCACAACCGAAACCCTAAAGCATCTCAACCTCAAACTTGAGCAGGCTTCCTACACCGATTCACTCACCTCCCTTTATAACCGACGCTATTTTAATGTCGTGTATGAGCGGGAGTTCAAACGGGCTTTGCGTGCATCAAAACCTTTTGTATTTATGATGCTCGACATCGATTTTTTCAAACAGTACAACGATACCTATGGCCATCTGCAAGGTGACCAGGCACTTCAGGCAGTTGCAAAAACACTCAAAGCGACCTTCCAGCGTCCGGGAGACTATCCGTTTCGTCTCGGCGGGGAAGAATTCGGTATTATCCTCACCGATATCAATTGTAAAAATGCCCATATTATGGGGGAGAGATTGCGCTCGAATATTGAGAAATTAAAAATAGAGCATAAAGGGTCAAAAATTTTGCCGACGCTGAGTGTTTCCATCGGAGGTATCTGTATCGTTCCGACGGCTCTTATGGGTGATGATGCATTGATCCACGCGGCAGATACCAACCTCTACGCGGCAAAAGAGCGGGGACGCAATCAAGTGGTGTTTGGTAATAAGTTATAA
- a CDS encoding translation initiation factor, with protein sequence MSRGTKLSLDLGASWAEGWSMEEEKTSQTLTILEPSAHRLVFQKEKRKGKVVTLVGPFSLCEEDAQKTLSSLKKSLACGGTYKEGWMEFQGEIAPKVRENLEKLSFKFKK encoded by the coding sequence GTGAGCCGTGGAACGAAACTCTCTCTGGACCTCGGCGCCTCATGGGCCGAGGGGTGGAGTATGGAAGAGGAAAAAACGTCTCAAACACTCACGATTCTGGAACCTTCCGCTCACCGTCTTGTATTCCAAAAAGAGAAGCGTAAAGGGAAAGTGGTGACACTCGTGGGTCCTTTCAGTTTATGCGAAGAAGATGCCCAAAAGACGCTGTCATCGCTTAAAAAGTCACTTGCCTGCGGCGGTACATACAAAGAGGGATGGATGGAGTTTCAGGGCGAAATTGCTCCAAAAGTACGTGAAAACCTCGAAAAACTCTCCTTTAAATTCAAAAAATAA
- a CDS encoding DUF1653 domain-containing protein → MLKPGLYRHYKGKHYEVIGVAKHSETSESLVVYRPLYGERGLWVRPLEMFIEILPNGMKRFEYCGEIQ, encoded by the coding sequence GTGCTTAAACCTGGACTCTACCGCCATTACAAAGGGAAGCATTACGAGGTGATCGGTGTTGCAAAGCACTCTGAAACATCCGAGAGTCTCGTTGTGTACCGCCCATTGTACGGTGAACGCGGTTTATGGGTGCGACCGCTCGAAATGTTTATCGAAATTCTCCCCAACGGCATGAAACGCTTTGAATACTGCGGAGAGATCCAGTGA
- a CDS encoding DUF5718 family protein: MKEYKNFIGLGVAGNFALHLEQAGESADFKDILTEDPNGPKGIFPFYIPEREGQLGIYPISADTITLPNEECNVQPEPEVALICDLDYDGEGNVTAITPKFFGAYNDCSLRIEGAGKISQKKNWGASSKGLSSTLIPIDTFDKGGLMDTYRIASFLRRDGMLMRYGEDVELPGYSFFYGKLLEWMKNQINSQADFGPLEPISGYLKEAGNPKNAIISIGATRYTRFGEKNFLQEGDEVIVVVYDNARYCTNPILSMANRNAFEAEGISALVQKVIRA, encoded by the coding sequence ATGAAAGAGTATAAAAACTTTATCGGATTAGGGGTAGCGGGCAATTTTGCTCTCCATCTCGAACAAGCCGGTGAGAGTGCCGATTTTAAAGATATTCTAACCGAAGACCCAAACGGTCCGAAAGGAATCTTCCCTTTCTATATCCCAGAACGTGAAGGCCAACTCGGTATTTACCCGATCAGTGCCGATACGATTACCCTCCCGAATGAAGAGTGCAATGTTCAACCTGAACCTGAAGTAGCACTTATTTGCGATCTTGATTACGATGGTGAGGGGAATGTAACCGCTATTACGCCGAAGTTTTTCGGTGCGTATAACGACTGTTCTCTCCGCATCGAGGGGGCTGGAAAAATCAGCCAGAAGAAAAATTGGGGTGCTTCGTCCAAAGGGCTCTCTTCTACCCTTATTCCGATTGATACGTTTGATAAAGGCGGATTGATGGATACCTATCGTATCGCTTCATTTTTACGACGGGACGGGATGCTGATGCGCTACGGCGAAGATGTCGAATTGCCGGGATACAGTTTCTTTTACGGAAAATTGCTGGAGTGGATGAAAAATCAGATCAATTCCCAAGCTGATTTCGGTCCGCTGGAACCGATCAGCGGTTATCTCAAAGAGGCCGGGAATCCTAAGAACGCTATTATCAGTATCGGTGCGACCCGCTATACCCGTTTCGGTGAGAAAAACTTTCTCCAAGAGGGAGATGAGGTGATTGTCGTGGTGTATGATAATGCACGATACTGTACCAACCCTATCCTATCGATGGCGAATCGAAATGCTTTTGAAGCTGAGGGGATCAGCGCATTGGTACAAAAGGTAATCCGTGCTTAA
- a CDS encoding ATP-binding cassette domain-containing protein, with amino-acid sequence MVQVTKLTMRFGSRILFEGINLKLDRNKRYGLIGANGAGKTTFLKILSGEIKEYEGDISIEPGLKVGVLGQNQFAFEDFTIADAVLWGNKRLYDAIKEKEHLYATGDFEDDKVNDRLAELEMICVEEDPTYEYDVQIAKILENVGIPAEHHNDLMSTLPSSEKFKVLLAQVLYPKPDVLFLDEPTNNLDIDTIGWLEHELQRHEGTMVVISHDRHFINAVVTNILDVDFQKIREFTGNYDDWYLASTVMANQAQLERDKKLKEKEQLEAFVRRFSANASKAKQATSRQKQLDKLTIDDIKPSSRRDPSIVFKAKRQMGDEALDVLDVSHSYGDLNVLHNINLKIVPGEKIAVIGANGVGKSTLLKIIMEEIKPTSGSVKWGATIEPTYFPQDTADRIKGSETLYDWLRAFDPKREISEIRNCLGRMLFNGEQQEKSIEKISGGEKHRMMLSKMMLEGGNFLVLDEPTNHLDLEAIIALGEALYEFEGNVICVSHDRELLDAFAGRVIELHADGSYTDFKGTYEEFAEAKASGSL; translated from the coding sequence ATGGTACAAGTCACGAAATTAACAATGCGTTTCGGAAGTCGGATTTTGTTTGAAGGGATCAACCTCAAACTCGACCGCAACAAACGTTACGGTCTCATCGGAGCCAACGGCGCCGGAAAAACAACATTTCTCAAAATTCTCAGCGGTGAGATCAAAGAGTACGAGGGGGATATCTCCATCGAACCGGGTCTCAAAGTGGGTGTTTTGGGACAAAATCAGTTCGCGTTTGAAGATTTTACGATTGCAGATGCGGTTTTATGGGGTAATAAACGCTTGTATGATGCGATCAAAGAGAAAGAGCATCTTTATGCAACGGGAGATTTTGAAGACGACAAAGTCAACGATCGACTGGCTGAACTGGAAATGATCTGTGTGGAAGAAGATCCGACCTACGAATACGATGTCCAGATCGCGAAAATTCTCGAAAACGTCGGAATTCCGGCTGAGCATCATAACGATTTGATGTCGACTCTTCCGTCGTCGGAAAAATTTAAAGTACTTCTTGCACAGGTTCTGTATCCGAAACCGGACGTTTTGTTCCTCGATGAGCCGACGAATAACCTCGATATCGATACGATCGGATGGTTGGAACACGAGCTTCAACGCCACGAGGGGACCATGGTCGTCATCTCGCATGACCGTCACTTTATCAATGCCGTTGTGACCAATATCCTCGACGTCGATTTCCAAAAAATCCGCGAATTTACCGGAAACTATGACGATTGGTATCTCGCATCCACCGTTATGGCGAACCAAGCGCAGTTGGAACGGGATAAAAAACTCAAAGAAAAAGAGCAGCTTGAAGCGTTTGTACGTCGTTTCTCGGCGAATGCATCTAAAGCAAAACAGGCGACTTCACGTCAAAAACAACTTGATAAACTTACGATTGATGACATCAAGCCATCTTCCCGCCGTGACCCGAGTATCGTTTTTAAAGCGAAACGCCAAATGGGGGACGAAGCACTTGATGTGCTTGATGTATCACACAGCTACGGGGATTTGAACGTATTGCACAACATCAATCTTAAAATCGTTCCGGGTGAGAAAATTGCCGTGATCGGGGCCAACGGTGTCGGAAAATCAACTTTGCTCAAAATCATCATGGAAGAGATCAAGCCGACTAGCGGCAGTGTCAAATGGGGGGCTACGATCGAACCGACTTATTTCCCGCAAGATACGGCTGACCGTATCAAAGGAAGCGAGACGCTGTACGATTGGCTCCGCGCATTTGATCCGAAACGTGAGATCTCGGAAATCCGTAACTGTTTGGGACGTATGCTTTTCAACGGCGAACAGCAGGAGAAAAGTATCGAGAAAATCAGCGGGGGTGAAAAACACCGTATGATGCTATCAAAAATGATGCTGGAGGGGGGAAATTTCCTCGTTCTTGATGAACCGACCAACCATCTCGACCTCGAAGCGATTATCGCATTGGGTGAGGCGTTGTACGAATTTGAAGGCAACGTAATCTGTGTGAGCCATGACCGTGAGTTGCTCGATGCATTTGCCGGACGTGTTATCGAACTCCATGCCGACGGAAGTTATACCGATTTCAAAGGTACGTATGAAGAGTTTGCCGAAGCGAAAGCAAGCGGAAGTTTATAA
- a CDS encoding GGDEF and EAL domain-containing protein, translating into MQTEAPLYDVLNYLPEGILMVDERGVILFANEAFSEMVGYENDILLGLNILSLLADIDVFTACIAKVMNEGKSLDAETDFLHSDGRIIQAIKSVRMIRHNEHIRFFVNIRNLSDINRLNKELRLSKELIEYQAHELSTLLNSKNQELEEILGSIDEVIWYIDNQTLSLRYVNNAVEGVFGFTKETFLADPSLWQQQIYPDDRELVKMFFETLRPGQSQEIRFRILRNDGESRWLNSRIHHHPTLKLFIGITSDITSSKTQSDEIAFLAYHDPLTLLPNRAKLKLQLENRFEHSSSTPFALLFLDLDNFKNINDTMGHEVGDKILIEVSRRILATAGEHDFCARFGGDEFVVLLQDTDISHVNMFAERMIQMFKRPFRVKEIDFFLSTSIGIVLYPQDAQNGEDLIKHADTAMYEAKNKGKNQFVYYHSSMQRAIHNFLYIESLVRDGLRQNLFELYFQPLIDSKTLRLEGYEALMRLPHPTEGFVSPDIFITVAETNGDILLIGEVVLRQACDFITSVRQLCSQPFFVAINISSKQLHQMHFAQDLLDYLKERDIPPSFLKVELTESAVMENIDIAAVQLNKLKEGGVRIALDDFGTGYSSFAYLAQLPIDTLKIDKSFILTLFEVNSNRHIVEAMSNLAHVLGMSVTAEGVEESEHFDFLIQNKIDTLQGYHLSRPLPRNVILQKLQNSDPYFTPLPL; encoded by the coding sequence ATGCAAACCGAAGCCCCTCTTTACGATGTACTAAATTATCTTCCGGAGGGAATTTTAATGGTTGATGAACGAGGGGTAATCCTCTTCGCCAACGAAGCATTTTCCGAGATGGTAGGGTATGAAAACGATATTCTCTTAGGTCTCAATATATTAAGCCTTTTAGCAGATATTGATGTTTTCACGGCATGCATTGCAAAAGTCATGAACGAGGGGAAATCCCTTGATGCCGAAACCGACTTTCTTCATAGTGACGGAAGAATCATCCAGGCGATCAAAAGCGTACGGATGATTCGCCATAATGAGCACATCCGTTTCTTTGTAAACATTCGCAACCTCTCCGATATAAATCGTCTGAATAAAGAGTTACGCCTCTCTAAAGAACTCATAGAATATCAGGCTCACGAACTCTCAACGCTGCTCAATTCCAAAAATCAGGAACTTGAAGAGATTTTGGGCAGTATCGACGAAGTGATCTGGTACATTGATAATCAGACCCTCTCACTTCGCTATGTCAACAATGCCGTAGAAGGAGTTTTCGGCTTTACCAAAGAGACGTTTTTAGCCGATCCTTCTCTCTGGCAACAACAGATATATCCCGATGACCGCGAATTGGTTAAAATGTTTTTTGAAACACTTCGCCCCGGACAATCGCAAGAAATTCGGTTTCGAATTCTCCGTAATGACGGTGAATCGCGATGGCTTAACAGCCGTATTCATCATCATCCGACACTCAAACTCTTTATCGGTATCACCTCCGATATCACCTCATCAAAAACACAAAGCGACGAGATTGCATTTTTAGCCTATCATGACCCGCTTACACTCCTTCCCAACCGTGCCAAATTAAAACTCCAGCTTGAAAACCGTTTCGAGCACTCGTCTTCGACCCCTTTTGCCCTGCTTTTTTTGGATTTGGATAATTTTAAAAACATTAATGACACGATGGGGCATGAAGTCGGCGACAAGATCTTAATCGAAGTGAGCCGCCGTATTCTCGCAACTGCGGGAGAACATGACTTTTGTGCCCGTTTCGGAGGGGATGAATTTGTCGTTTTACTCCAAGATACCGACATCTCACACGTTAACATGTTTGCCGAGCGTATGATTCAAATGTTCAAACGCCCTTTCCGGGTCAAAGAGATCGACTTTTTTCTCTCCACTTCTATCGGAATCGTCCTCTACCCGCAAGATGCTCAAAACGGGGAAGATTTGATCAAACATGCCGATACGGCCATGTACGAAGCCAAAAATAAAGGCAAAAACCAATTTGTTTATTATCATTCATCCATGCAGCGCGCTATCCATAACTTTTTATACATCGAATCGTTGGTCCGTGACGGACTCAGACAAAATCTTTTTGAACTCTATTTTCAGCCGCTGATTGATAGCAAAACGCTCCGTTTGGAAGGGTATGAAGCACTTATGCGACTGCCCCATCCGACAGAAGGGTTTGTTTCTCCCGATATTTTTATTACGGTTGCCGAAACCAACGGGGATATTCTTCTAATCGGGGAAGTGGTATTACGGCAAGCCTGTGATTTTATCACTTCAGTACGACAGCTATGCTCACAGCCGTTTTTTGTGGCAATCAACATTTCATCCAAACAGCTGCATCAAATGCATTTTGCCCAGGATCTTTTGGACTATCTCAAAGAACGAGATATTCCTCCCTCCTTTTTAAAAGTTGAACTTACCGAAAGTGCCGTTATGGAAAACATCGATATCGCCGCCGTTCAGCTTAATAAGCTTAAAGAAGGAGGGGTACGGATTGCATTGGATGATTTCGGAACCGGATATTCGTCTTTTGCCTATTTAGCCCAGCTTCCAATCGACACTCTAAAAATTGACAAATCGTTTATCCTTACCCTGTTTGAGGTCAATTCGAATCGCCATATTGTCGAAGCCATGTCGAATCTCGCCCATGTGCTCGGGATGAGTGTTACGGCTGAAGGGGTCGAGGAGAGTGAGCATTTTGACTTTTTAATCCAGAATAAAATTGACACCCTTCAGGGATATCACCTCTCACGGCCACTTCCGCGAAACGTTATCCTCCAAAAACTTCAAAATTCCGATCCATACTTTACGCCCCTCCCCTTATAA
- a CDS encoding RNA-binding protein: protein MTQIYVGNIPYGKDENDLKDLFGQYGEVSSVKFVNDKETGRFRGFGFVEMANKDEADKAITALEGNDFGGRTLRVNEARPRAPRPPRDRW from the coding sequence GTGACACAAATTTATGTCGGGAACATTCCCTACGGCAAAGACGAAAACGATCTTAAAGATCTTTTCGGACAATATGGTGAAGTTAGTTCAGTTAAATTCGTAAATGATAAAGAAACAGGCCGTTTCCGCGGTTTTGGTTTCGTTGAAATGGCGAACAAAGACGAAGCTGACAAAGCGATCACTGCCCTCGAAGGTAACGATTTCGGCGGACGTACACTTCGTGTAAACGAAGCTCGTCCACGCGCACCACGCCCTCCACGCGACCGCTGGTAA
- a CDS encoding RNA-binding S4 domain-containing protein, producing the protein MTYTLTEPYIELHKLIKLLDLVDTGGQAKVLIENGHVFRNGECETRKRAKITKGETITIGDVVIEVI; encoded by the coding sequence ATGACCTATACACTCACCGAGCCTTACATCGAATTGCATAAACTTATTAAACTGTTAGATCTCGTCGACACCGGCGGACAAGCCAAAGTATTAATCGAAAACGGACATGTATTCCGCAACGGTGAATGTGAAACCCGTAAGCGGGCAAAAATCACCAAGGGAGAGACGATCACAATCGGTGATGTGGTTATCGAAGTGATCTAA